A region of Panthera uncia isolate 11264 chromosome D4, Puncia_PCG_1.0, whole genome shotgun sequence DNA encodes the following proteins:
- the AMBP gene encoding protein AMBP isoform X2, which yields MRSLRALFLLLTACLAVSASPVLTPPDDIQVQENFDISRIYGKWFHVAMGSTCPWLKKFMDRMSMSTLVLGKGATDKEISMTSTRWRRGTCEEISGAYEKTDTDGKFLYHKPRWNITMESYVVHTNYDEYAILLTKKFSHHHGPTITAKLYGRQPRLRESLLEEFREVALGVGIPEDSIFTMADKGECVPGEQEPEPSPLTRARRAVLPQEEEGSGAGPLATDFSKKEDACQLGHAEGPCLGMVTRYFYNGSSMACETFQYGGCLGNGNNFASEKECLQTCRTVAACNLPIVTGPCRGYSQLWAFDAVQGKCVLFTYGGCQGNGNKFYSEKECREYCGVPGNGDEELLPIAS from the exons ATGCGGAGCCTCAGGGCTCTGTTTCTGCTGCTCACTGCCTGCCTGGCAGTGAGTGCCAGCCCCGTGCTGACGCCACCTGATGACATCCAAGTGCAAGAGAACTTCGACATCTCTAGG ATCTACGGGAAGTGGTTCCACGTGGCCATGGGCTCCACCTGCCCGTGGCTGAAGAAGTTCATGGACAGGATGTCCATGAGCACGCTGGTGCTGGGCAAGGGGGCGACGGACAAGGAGATCAGCATGACCAGCACTCGTTGGCG GAGAGGCACCTGCGAGGAGATCTCTGGGGCTTATGAGAAAACAGACACTGACGGAAAGTTCCTCTATCATAAGCCCA GATGGAACATCACCATGGAGTCCTATGTGGTCCACACCAACTATGACGAGTACGCCATCCTTCTGACCAAGAAATTCAGCCACCACCATGGGCCCACCATTACCGCCAAGCTCTATG GGCGACAGCCACGGCTTCGAGAAAGCCTGCTGGAGGAGTTCAGGGAGGTCGCCTTGGGTGTGGGCATCCCCGAGGACTCCATCTTCACGATGGCCGACAAAG GTGAGTGTGTCCCTGGGGAGCAGGAACCAGAGCCCTCTCCACTCACG aGAGCCCGGCGGGCTGTGCTGCCCCAGGAAGAGGAAGGATCAGGGGCCGGGCCACTAGCAACTGATTTCAGCAAGAAGGAAG ATGCCTGCCAGCTGGGCCACGCAGAAGGCCCTTGCCTGGGGATGGTCACGAGGTATTTCTATAATGGCTCATCCATGGCCTGTGAGACCTTCCAATATGGCGGCTGCCTGGGCAACGGCAACAACTTCGCCTCAGAGAAGGAGTGTCTGCAGACCTGCCGAACCGTGG cGGCCTGCAACCTCCCCATAGTGACCGGCCCCTGCCGAGGCTACAGCCAGCTCTGGGCATTCGATGCCGTCCAGGGGAAATGCGTCCTCTTCACCTATGGCGGCTGCCAAGGCAACGGCAACAAGTTCTACTCAGAGAAGGAGTGCAGGGAGTACTGTGGTGTCCCTGGCAACG GTGACGAGGAGCTGCTGCCCATCGCCAGCTGA
- the AMBP gene encoding protein AMBP isoform X1 encodes MRSLRALFLLLTACLAVSASPVLTPPDDIQVQENFDISRIYGKWFHVAMGSTCPWLKKFMDRMSMSTLVLGKGATDKEISMTSTRWRRGTCEEISGAYEKTDTDGKFLYHKPRWNITMESYVVHTNYDEYAILLTKKFSHHHGPTITAKLYGRQPRLRESLLEEFREVALGVGIPEDSIFTMADKGECVPGEQEPEPSPLTRARRAVLPQEEEGSGAGPLATDFSKKEDACQLGHAEGPCLGMVTRYFYNGSSMACETFQYGGCLGNGNNFASEKECLQTCRTVAACNLPIVTGPCRGYSQLWAFDAVQGKCVLFTYGGCQGNGNKFYSEKECREYCGVPGNDALGEPHTYLPSFSVSTGDEELLPIAS; translated from the exons ATGCGGAGCCTCAGGGCTCTGTTTCTGCTGCTCACTGCCTGCCTGGCAGTGAGTGCCAGCCCCGTGCTGACGCCACCTGATGACATCCAAGTGCAAGAGAACTTCGACATCTCTAGG ATCTACGGGAAGTGGTTCCACGTGGCCATGGGCTCCACCTGCCCGTGGCTGAAGAAGTTCATGGACAGGATGTCCATGAGCACGCTGGTGCTGGGCAAGGGGGCGACGGACAAGGAGATCAGCATGACCAGCACTCGTTGGCG GAGAGGCACCTGCGAGGAGATCTCTGGGGCTTATGAGAAAACAGACACTGACGGAAAGTTCCTCTATCATAAGCCCA GATGGAACATCACCATGGAGTCCTATGTGGTCCACACCAACTATGACGAGTACGCCATCCTTCTGACCAAGAAATTCAGCCACCACCATGGGCCCACCATTACCGCCAAGCTCTATG GGCGACAGCCACGGCTTCGAGAAAGCCTGCTGGAGGAGTTCAGGGAGGTCGCCTTGGGTGTGGGCATCCCCGAGGACTCCATCTTCACGATGGCCGACAAAG GTGAGTGTGTCCCTGGGGAGCAGGAACCAGAGCCCTCTCCACTCACG aGAGCCCGGCGGGCTGTGCTGCCCCAGGAAGAGGAAGGATCAGGGGCCGGGCCACTAGCAACTGATTTCAGCAAGAAGGAAG ATGCCTGCCAGCTGGGCCACGCAGAAGGCCCTTGCCTGGGGATGGTCACGAGGTATTTCTATAATGGCTCATCCATGGCCTGTGAGACCTTCCAATATGGCGGCTGCCTGGGCAACGGCAACAACTTCGCCTCAGAGAAGGAGTGTCTGCAGACCTGCCGAACCGTGG cGGCCTGCAACCTCCCCATAGTGACCGGCCCCTGCCGAGGCTACAGCCAGCTCTGGGCATTCGATGCCGTCCAGGGGAAATGCGTCCTCTTCACCTATGGCGGCTGCCAAGGCAACGGCAACAAGTTCTACTCAGAGAAGGAGTGCAGGGAGTACTGTGGTGTCCCTGGCAACG ACGCCCTGGGCGAGCCCCACACCTACCTGCCGAGCTTCTCTGTGTCCACAGGTGACGAGGAGCTGCTGCCCATCGCCAGCTGA
- the KIF12 gene encoding kinesin-like protein KIF12 isoform X2: MQRTFAWLLDRVRHLGAPVTLRASYLEIYNEQVRDLLSLGAPRPLPVRWNKTQGFYVEQLRVVEFGSLGALMELMQMGLSRRRSSAHSLNQASSRSHALLTLYISRQTVIPIDPDPPTPQMPPVDPGEPPVGGKLCFVDLAGSEKVAATGSRGELMLEANSINRSLLALGHCISLLLDPQRKQSHIPFRDSKLTKLLADSLGGHGVTLMVACVSPSVQCLPETLSTLRYASRAQRVTTRPQAPKSPMAKQPQHLEMEILQLQEENRCLRSQLGQVHPKASGLSGARVAWAQRNLYGMLQEFMLENERLRKEKSQLQSSRDQARDEQRVLAQQVHELERRLLCACSLHLPNPGPAPPCPCVMAPARPCHALPPLCSCPCCHLCPLCRAPLAHWACPHRGLQLPQVFGPKTPGGLALSAQPPPWAPPCNPDSAEFPRERSHSDWTRTRVLAEMLMQEEVVPSAPPLPMGPPDTSPVLRGGAAVPNLARRLEALRDQIGSSLRRGRSQPPPSEGTRSPSRVLPPC, from the exons ATGCAGAGGACCTTCGCTTGGCTGTTAGACCGGGTGCGGCACCTGGGAGCCCCTGTCACCCTCCGCGCCTCCTATTTGGAGATCTACAATGAGCAG GTTCGAGACCTACTGAGCCTGGGAGCTCCCCGGCCTCTCCCTGTTCGCTGGAACAAGACCCAGGGCTTCTATGTGGAGCAGCTGCGAGTGGTGGAGTTCGGGAGTCTGGGGGCCCTGATGGAACTGATGCAAATGG GTCTCAGCCGTCGACGGAGCTCAGCTCACAGCCTGAACCAGGCCTCCAGCCGAAGCcatgccctgctcacgctctacaTCAGCCGCCAAACCGTGA TCCCCATCGACCCTGATCCTCCTACCCCACAGATGCCTCCGGTGGACCCGGGGGAGCCCCCCGTTGGTGGGAAGCTGTGCTTTGTAGACCTGGCCGGCAGTGAGAAGGTGGCGGCCACGGGATCCCGTGGGGAGCTGATGCTTGAGGCAAACAGCATCAATCGCAGCCTGCTGGCCCTGG GTCACTGCATCTCCCTGTTACTGGACCCACAGCGGAAGCAGAGCCACATCCCCTTCCGGGACAGCAAGCTCACCAAGCTGCTGGCGGACTCGCTGGGGGGACACGGGGTCACCCTCATG GTGGCCTGCGTGTCCCCTTCAGTCCAGTGCCTTCCCGAGACTCTCAGCACCCTGCGATATGCAAGCCGAGCTCAGCGGGTCACCACTCGGCCACAGGCCCCCAAG TCACCTATGGCAAAGCAACCCCAGCATTTGGAGATGGAGATACTGCAGCTCCAGGAGGAGAACCGCTGCCTGCGGTCCCAACTGGGCCAAGTACACCCCAAGG CCTCAGGGCTCAGTGGGGCCCGGGTGGCCTGGGCCCAGCGGAACCTCTATGGGATGCTGCAGGAGTTCATGCTGGAGAATGAGAGGCTCCG GAAAGAAAAGAGCCAGCTGCAGAGTAGCCGGGACCAGGCCCGGGATGAGCAGCGGGTCCTGGCCCAGCAGGTGCACGAGCTGGAGCG GCGCCTCCTCTGTGCCTGCTCCCTTCACCTGCCAAACCCCGGCCCAGCCCCACCGTGTCCCTGTGTGATGGCACCAGCTCGCCCCTGCCAC GCCCTGCCgcccctctgctcctgcccctgtTGTCACCTGTGCCCCTTGTGCCGAGCACCGTTGGCCCACTGGGCCTGCCCACACAGGGGGCTCCAGCTGCCGCAG GTGTTTGGCCCTAAGACCCCAGGTGGCCTGGCTCTgtctgcccagcccccaccctgggcaCCCCCATGCAATCCTGACTCTGCCGAGTTCCCGAGAGAGAG GAGTCATAGCGACTGGACTAGGACCCGAGTCCTGGCGGAGATGTTGATGCAAGAAGAGGTGGTGCCCTCTGCACCGCCCCTGCCCATGGGGCCTCCAGACACGTCACCAGTGCTGagag GCGGGGCTGCAGTTCCAAACCTGGCCCGGAGACTGGAGGCCCTCAGAGACCAGATTGGCAGCTCCCTGCGACGCGGCCGGAGCCAGCCACCCCCCAGCGAGGGTACACGGAGCCCCAGCCgagtcctccctccctgctga
- the KIF12 gene encoding kinesin-like protein KIF12 isoform X1 — MQRTFAWLLDRVRHLGAPVTLRASYLEIYNEQVRDLLSLGAPRPLPVRWNKTQGFYVEQLRVVEFGSLGALMELMQMGLSRRRSSAHSLNQASSRSHALLTLYISRQTAPQMPPVDPGEPPVGGKLCFVDLAGSEKVAATGSRGELMLEANSINRSLLALGHCISLLLDPQRKQSHIPFRDSKLTKLLADSLGGHGVTLMVACVSPSVQCLPETLSTLRYASRAQRVTTRPQAPKSPMAKQPQHLEMEILQLQEENRCLRSQLGQVHPKASGLSGARVAWAQRNLYGMLQEFMLENERLRKEKSQLQSSRDQARDEQRVLAQQVHELERRLLCACSLHLPNPGPAPPCPCVMAPARPCHALPPLCSCPCCHLCPLCRAPLAHWACPHRGLQLPQVFGPKTPGGLALSAQPPPWAPPCNPDSAEFPRERSHSDWTRTRVLAEMLMQEEVVPSAPPLPMGPPDTSPVLRGGAAVPNLARRLEALRDQIGSSLRRGRSQPPPSEGTRSPSRVLPPC; from the exons ATGCAGAGGACCTTCGCTTGGCTGTTAGACCGGGTGCGGCACCTGGGAGCCCCTGTCACCCTCCGCGCCTCCTATTTGGAGATCTACAATGAGCAG GTTCGAGACCTACTGAGCCTGGGAGCTCCCCGGCCTCTCCCTGTTCGCTGGAACAAGACCCAGGGCTTCTATGTGGAGCAGCTGCGAGTGGTGGAGTTCGGGAGTCTGGGGGCCCTGATGGAACTGATGCAAATGG GTCTCAGCCGTCGACGGAGCTCAGCTCACAGCCTGAACCAGGCCTCCAGCCGAAGCcatgccctgctcacgctctacaTCAGCCGCCAAACCG CCCCACAGATGCCTCCGGTGGACCCGGGGGAGCCCCCCGTTGGTGGGAAGCTGTGCTTTGTAGACCTGGCCGGCAGTGAGAAGGTGGCGGCCACGGGATCCCGTGGGGAGCTGATGCTTGAGGCAAACAGCATCAATCGCAGCCTGCTGGCCCTGG GTCACTGCATCTCCCTGTTACTGGACCCACAGCGGAAGCAGAGCCACATCCCCTTCCGGGACAGCAAGCTCACCAAGCTGCTGGCGGACTCGCTGGGGGGACACGGGGTCACCCTCATG GTGGCCTGCGTGTCCCCTTCAGTCCAGTGCCTTCCCGAGACTCTCAGCACCCTGCGATATGCAAGCCGAGCTCAGCGGGTCACCACTCGGCCACAGGCCCCCAAG TCACCTATGGCAAAGCAACCCCAGCATTTGGAGATGGAGATACTGCAGCTCCAGGAGGAGAACCGCTGCCTGCGGTCCCAACTGGGCCAAGTACACCCCAAGG CCTCAGGGCTCAGTGGGGCCCGGGTGGCCTGGGCCCAGCGGAACCTCTATGGGATGCTGCAGGAGTTCATGCTGGAGAATGAGAGGCTCCG GAAAGAAAAGAGCCAGCTGCAGAGTAGCCGGGACCAGGCCCGGGATGAGCAGCGGGTCCTGGCCCAGCAGGTGCACGAGCTGGAGCG GCGCCTCCTCTGTGCCTGCTCCCTTCACCTGCCAAACCCCGGCCCAGCCCCACCGTGTCCCTGTGTGATGGCACCAGCTCGCCCCTGCCAC GCCCTGCCgcccctctgctcctgcccctgtTGTCACCTGTGCCCCTTGTGCCGAGCACCGTTGGCCCACTGGGCCTGCCCACACAGGGGGCTCCAGCTGCCGCAG GTGTTTGGCCCTAAGACCCCAGGTGGCCTGGCTCTgtctgcccagcccccaccctgggcaCCCCCATGCAATCCTGACTCTGCCGAGTTCCCGAGAGAGAG GAGTCATAGCGACTGGACTAGGACCCGAGTCCTGGCGGAGATGTTGATGCAAGAAGAGGTGGTGCCCTCTGCACCGCCCCTGCCCATGGGGCCTCCAGACACGTCACCAGTGCTGagag GCGGGGCTGCAGTTCCAAACCTGGCCCGGAGACTGGAGGCCCTCAGAGACCAGATTGGCAGCTCCCTGCGACGCGGCCGGAGCCAGCCACCCCCCAGCGAGGGTACACGGAGCCCCAGCCgagtcctccctccctgctga